Proteins encoded together in one Peribacillus asahii window:
- the flgB gene encoding flagellar basal body rod protein FlgB, producing MELFSNTFRDLENSLDYSSMKQKVISQNIANVDTPNYKAKNVTTSSFKEALQASMDNYRTDQRHFEFSTKNNGSAIVTQQNVTYNNNGNSVDIDKEMTALATNQIYYNAVTDRLSGKFSSLQNVIRGGK from the coding sequence ATGGAATTATTTTCAAATACCTTTAGGGATCTTGAGAATTCTTTAGATTATTCAAGTATGAAGCAGAAAGTTATTTCGCAAAACATTGCTAATGTAGATACACCTAACTATAAGGCGAAGAATGTGACGACCAGTTCTTTTAAAGAAGCGTTGCAGGCCTCTATGGACAACTACCGTACGGATCAAAGGCATTTTGAGTTTAGTACAAAAAACAATGGATCAGCGATTGTGACACAGCAAAATGTAACGTATAACAATAATGGTAACAGTGTTGATATTGATAAAGAAATGACTGCCTTAGCGACAAATCAAATTTATTATAATGCAGTAACAGACCGACTAAGCGGGAAATTTAGTTCATTACAAAATGTAATCAGAGGTGGTAAATAA
- the flgC gene encoding flagellar basal body rod protein FlgC, with protein sequence MSMFHSINTTASALTSQRLRMDVISSNMANAETTRSQYVDGEWQPYSRKAVVLQSKENESFSNFLHTAMGQSKGVGAGVQVTKIVEDETTPFKLVYNPEHPDANAEGYVEMPNVDPLREMVDLMSATRSYEANVTVLNASKGMMMKALEIGK encoded by the coding sequence ATGAGTATGTTTCACAGCATAAACACAACAGCCTCTGCTCTTACTAGTCAGCGCTTGAGAATGGATGTCATTTCTTCTAATATGGCGAATGCTGAAACGACTAGATCGCAGTATGTTGATGGTGAATGGCAACCATATAGTAGAAAAGCGGTAGTTCTTCAAAGTAAAGAGAATGAAAGCTTCTCAAACTTTTTACATACAGCTATGGGACAATCGAAAGGTGTGGGGGCTGGTGTACAGGTAACTAAAATTGTTGAGGATGAGACAACGCCTTTTAAACTTGTATATAACCCAGAGCACCCGGATGCAAATGCAGAAGGATATGTTGAAATGCCAAACGTAGACCCTCTTAGGGAAATGGTAGATTTAATGAGTGCTACACGCTCGTATGAGGCGAATGTAACAGTGTTGAACGCCTCAAAAGGGATGATGATGAAAGCACTAGAAATAGGGAAATAA
- the codY gene encoding GTP-sensing pleiotropic transcriptional regulator CodY: MNLLSKTRKINAMLQKAAGKPVNFKEMADSLSEVIDANVFVVSRRGKLLGISISQKIENERLIKMYEERQFPEQYTKNLFNIQETSPNLTMDSEYTVFPIENKDLFANGLTTIVPIIGGGERLGTLVLARLEEKFEDDDLILAEYGATVVGMEILREKAEEIEEEARSKAVVQMAISSLSYSELEAIEHIFEELKGNEGLLVASKIADRVGITRSVIVNALRKLESAGVIESRSLGMKGTYIKVLNDKFLLELEKLKNS, translated from the coding sequence ATGAACTTATTAAGTAAAACAAGAAAAATTAATGCAATGCTCCAAAAAGCAGCCGGTAAACCTGTGAATTTTAAAGAAATGGCCGACAGTTTAAGTGAAGTGATTGACGCGAATGTATTCGTTGTAAGTCGTCGAGGAAAATTATTAGGTATTTCTATTAGTCAAAAAATTGAAAATGAACGCTTAATAAAAATGTATGAAGAGAGACAATTCCCTGAACAATATACGAAGAATTTATTTAATATACAAGAAACTTCTCCTAATTTGACTATGGATAGTGAGTATACAGTTTTCCCGATTGAAAATAAAGATCTCTTCGCTAATGGATTAACAACGATTGTACCAATTATCGGTGGTGGTGAGCGTTTAGGTACATTAGTTCTGGCTCGTTTAGAAGAAAAATTTGAAGATGATGATTTAATTTTAGCGGAATATGGTGCAACGGTAGTAGGAATGGAAATCTTGCGTGAAAAAGCAGAAGAAATTGAAGAAGAGGCTCGCAGTAAAGCTGTTGTACAAATGGCAATCTCTTCATTATCCTATAGTGAATTAGAAGCAATTGAGCATATTTTTGAAGAATTAAAAGGGAATGAAGGGCTGTTAGTAGCATCTAAAATTGCTGACCGTGTCGGCATTACACGTTCCGTTATTGTAAATGCTCTTCGTAAGTTAGAAAGCGCTGGGGTTATTGAATCTCGCTCTTTAGGTATGAAGGGGACATATATTAAAGTATTGAATGATAAATTTTTACTTGAATTAGAGAAATTAAAAAATAGTTAA
- the hslV gene encoding HslVU peptidase proteolytic subunit — protein sequence MTTIFAVHHNGQCAMSGDGQVTLGNSVVMKHTARKVRKIFNGNVLAGFAGSVADAFTLFEMFEAKLEEYNGNLQRAAVEMAKQWRSDNILRKLEAMLVVMDRKHLLLVSGTGEVIEPDDGILAIGSGGNYALAAGRALKRFSAEQLSARDIAESALNIAAEICVFTNSNIIVEEL from the coding sequence ATGACAACCATTTTTGCTGTTCATCATAATGGACAATGTGCGATGTCTGGCGACGGTCAAGTGACATTAGGAAACTCAGTCGTGATGAAGCATACAGCGAGAAAAGTGAGAAAGATTTTTAACGGTAATGTGCTGGCGGGATTTGCTGGATCTGTAGCGGATGCTTTTACTTTATTTGAAATGTTTGAGGCGAAGCTTGAAGAATATAATGGTAATCTTCAGCGGGCGGCTGTCGAAATGGCAAAGCAATGGCGCAGTGATAATATTTTGCGCAAGCTTGAAGCGATGTTAGTCGTAATGGATCGGAAACATTTGTTACTTGTCTCAGGTACAGGGGAAGTGATTGAGCCAGATGATGGAATTTTAGCGATTGGTTCTGGCGGTAATTACGCTCTAGCTGCAGGGCGAGCTTTAAAGCGGTTTTCCGCTGAGCAGTTATCGGCGAGAGACATTGCAGAGTCTGCATTAAACATTGCAGCTGAAATCTGTGTGTTTACGAATTCAAATATTATTGTAGAAGAGCTGTAA
- the hslU gene encoding HslU--HslV peptidase ATPase subunit, protein MAKKAALTPRQIVEKLDQYIVGQKEAKRAVAVALRNRYRRSLLSDQLRDEVVPKNILMIGPTGVGKTEIARRMAKLVGAPFIKIEATKFTEVGYVGRDVESMVRDLVETSVRLVKEEKMVSVKERAEEQANRRLIELLVPSTKKQNNFKNPLEALFGGSQVQEETVESYSEDVSLQQKRKLIADRLAKGELENEIITVEVEEQQASMFDLLQGSGMEQMGMNMQDVLGGLMPKKKKKRKLKVSEARGVLVNEEAAKLIDMDEVTQDAVRRAEQTGIIFIDEIDKIASKQSGSSSADVSREGVQRDILPIVEGSTVVTKYGSVKTDHVLFIAAGAFHMAKPSDLIPELQGRFPIRVELQKLTVDDFVRILHEPDNALLKQYIALLETEGIQIEFSDDAIGKIAEVAFEVNQNTDNIGARRLHTIMERLLEDLSFEAPEITLEKITITPQYVEEKLGSIARNKDLSQFIL, encoded by the coding sequence ATGGCAAAGAAAGCTGCTTTAACACCGAGACAAATTGTTGAGAAATTGGATCAATATATTGTAGGTCAAAAAGAGGCAAAGCGTGCTGTAGCTGTTGCCCTTCGCAATCGTTATCGTAGAAGTCTTTTATCCGATCAGTTACGTGATGAAGTCGTTCCGAAAAATATTTTAATGATTGGACCGACTGGTGTTGGAAAAACAGAAATTGCTCGCCGAATGGCGAAGCTTGTTGGAGCTCCTTTTATTAAAATTGAGGCTACGAAATTTACAGAAGTCGGTTATGTCGGCCGCGATGTGGAGTCAATGGTTCGAGATTTAGTGGAGACATCAGTCCGTCTTGTGAAAGAAGAAAAGATGGTGAGCGTTAAAGAACGAGCAGAAGAACAAGCCAATCGCCGTTTAATTGAATTGCTTGTTCCATCAACAAAAAAGCAAAACAATTTTAAAAATCCATTAGAAGCATTGTTTGGTGGAAGCCAAGTGCAAGAAGAAACGGTTGAATCATATTCTGAGGATGTAAGCTTGCAGCAAAAGCGCAAACTGATTGCGGACCGCTTAGCCAAAGGTGAACTAGAAAACGAAATTATTACGGTAGAGGTTGAAGAACAACAAGCATCGATGTTTGATTTATTACAAGGTTCGGGCATGGAACAGATGGGTATGAATATGCAAGATGTTCTAGGCGGACTAATGCCGAAGAAGAAGAAAAAGCGTAAGCTGAAGGTAAGTGAGGCGCGCGGTGTTTTAGTGAATGAAGAAGCGGCGAAGCTTATCGATATGGACGAAGTGACACAAGATGCTGTGAGGCGCGCGGAGCAAACCGGAATTATTTTTATTGATGAAATTGATAAAATTGCAAGCAAACAGTCCGGTTCGTCTTCAGCTGATGTTTCTCGTGAAGGGGTTCAACGGGATATTTTACCGATTGTAGAAGGATCAACCGTTGTAACAAAATATGGATCTGTTAAGACAGATCATGTGTTATTTATTGCAGCTGGGGCGTTTCATATGGCTAAACCTTCTGATTTAATTCCGGAATTACAAGGAAGATTTCCAATTCGTGTTGAGTTACAGAAACTAACGGTTGATGATTTTGTACGGATTTTACATGAGCCAGATAATGCTTTATTAAAACAGTATATAGCATTATTGGAAACAGAAGGTATACAAATTGAATTTTCTGACGATGCTATTGGTAAGATTGCGGAAGTAGCGTTTGAAGTCAACCAAAATACGGATAATATCGGGGCAAGACGTCTTCATACAATCATGGAACGTTTATTAGAAGATTTGTCGTTTGAAGCACCGGAGATTACCCTTGAGAAGATTACAATAACACCGCAATATGTAGAAGAGAAGTTAGGCTCTATTGCGCGTAATAAAGACTTAAGTCAATTTATTTTATAA
- the fliE gene encoding flagellar hook-basal body complex protein FliE, whose product MAGLTLSAANNVANLQEMTNTKKTTPFEAQQSFGAALKESINQVNEAQLYSDSLTNKMANGENVDLHSVMIASQKASISLSATLEIRNKVVEAYQEIMRMNI is encoded by the coding sequence ATGGCAGGACTTACTCTTTCTGCTGCCAATAACGTGGCCAATTTGCAAGAAATGACTAATACAAAGAAAACAACACCATTTGAAGCACAGCAATCTTTTGGAGCAGCGTTGAAGGAATCAATCAATCAAGTGAATGAAGCACAACTTTATTCTGATTCGTTAACGAATAAAATGGCGAATGGAGAAAACGTAGACTTACATAGCGTAATGATTGCATCACAAAAAGCAAGCATTTCATTATCAGCAACATTAGAGATTCGTAATAAAGTCGTTGAAGCATATCAGGAAATTATGAGAATGAATATTTAA